TCTCTTCAAACTTCAATGGACGGTTATCATAGGCCGAAGGAAGACGGAACCCGAAGTCGACAAGGGCCTTTTTCCGCGCCTTATCGCCATTGTACATTGCGTGCAGCTGGGGTATGGTCTGATGAGATTCATCGACAAAGAGAAGATAGTCTTTAGGAAAGTAATCAATCAGGCAGCTGGGAGGATCCCCGGGATTTCTTCTTGCGAAATGGCGGGAGTAATTTTCGATTCCCTTGCAAAATCCCACTTCTTTGATCATCTCCAGGTCGTAGCGTGTCCGCTCAAGTATGCGCTGCGCTTCAATGTAACGCTTTTCGCTCTCAAAAAAAGCAACCCTCTCTTCCAGTTCTTTTTTAATCGCTTCGATCGCAGTCAGTCTCACCTCCTCGGGAGTGACGTGGTGGGAACCGGGATAGATTGTGATGGATTCAAGGGCAGCTCCCTTTCGACCCGTCAAAGGGTCAAGTCCGACAATTTTATCGATTTCATCCCCGAAAAACTCGACCCTAAAGGCTTTGTCTTCTTCGTAGGCAGGAAAGATGTCGAGCACATCACCGCGCACACGAAATGTTCCACGGGAAAAGTCGAAGTCATTGCGCTTATACTGCATCTCGACCAGATGCAAGAGAACGTCGTCTCTTCTTCTCTCTTCCCCTTTTGTGATCCTAAGATTCATCCCCCGGTAATACTCCGGAGAACCCAAGCCATAAATGCAAGAAACCGATGCGATGATAACTACATCATCTCTCTCAAGGAGGGAGCGGGTCGCTGAGAGGCGCATCCTGTCGATCTGATCGTTGATCGCCATGTCCTTTTCGATATAAGTATCGGTCCTGGGGATGTACGCTTCCGGCTGATAGTAGTCGTAATAAGAGACAAAATACTCTACGGCGTTGTTTGGAAAAAAAGCCTTAAATTCCTGATAGAGCTGGGCCGCGAGCGTCTTGTTATGCGCCAACACTAATGCGGGGCGCTTGATCTCGGCGATGATATTGGCCATGGTGAACGTTTTTCCGGATCCAGTCACTCCCAAAAGCACCTGGGAGCGCTTCCCCTCCTTGACTCCTTTGCTGAGCTCCTCGATAGCCCTAGGTTGATCCCCTTTGGGTGAATAGTCGGATTTCAGATGGAACATAAAGCCCTCTCGTCTAAGACAGTTTTAATAGGGAAAGTACACCGAAAGTGTCTCAACACAAGAGATTTTAGCTTTGCGAAACTTTTGCAATCGACAGGACATAAGCCACTTAATGTTCAGCTACTTATAACCTGTTAACCTTAAAACCTTTCTCTTTGCTAAAAAGAAATTTTGAGGCACTTTCGGTATATCTCTTTACCGTCAAAATCAGGATGAATATCCTGCGAATGTGGCTTAAAAACAAGGAGGCTGCCGCAATGTTTTTTTATAAGCGCTTCATTCCCGGTCTTGCCATTTTAAGCTATATGATCGGAGATGAGAAGTCAAAAGAGTGTGCTGTCATCGACCCTGTGCGGGACGTCGAAGAATATCTCAATGTTGCCAAAGCCAACGGCTACACCATCAAATATATACTTGAAACACACGTGCATGCCGATTTCGTCTCAGGATCAAAAGATCTCAAGGACAAACTGCATGGAAAGCCCCTGATTTACTGTTCGGCCCTGGGTGGCAAAGAGTGGCTTCCCTCCTATTGCGACCACGCCGTGGAAGACGGCGATACTATTGTCTTTGGCAACCTGCAGCTGACAGCCATGCACACCCCGGGACATACGCCCGAGCATATTGTCTGGCTGGCCTACGACCTTGCCCGCTCCAAAGAGACGCCCTGGTTTGTCTTCACAGGAGACCTTCTCTTTGTAGGAGATGTGGGCCGTCCGGATCTGCTCGGAAAGGAAAAACTTGAGAAGCTGGAAGACGACCTCTACTTATCGCTCTTTGACAAATTGAAGCCTTTGCCCGATTTTGTGGAAATTTTTCCAGGGCACGGCCAAGGATCTCTTTGTGGTAAATCGCTCGGATCCCGGGACAGTTCCACTTTAGGATTTGAAAGACAGTTTAATCCCGCCCTTCGTTTCCAAGAAAAAAAGGCCTGGACCCTGAAGCTGATGGAAAACATGCCCAAAGCTCCCTCCTATTTTTCCAGAATGAAAAAAGCTAATGTCAAAGGAAGTAAACCTTTAAGTGATGTTTTACAGGGGCTGAAGCTGATCAAAAAAGAAGCGGATGAGATCGTGTGGATCGATACAAGACCATCCACGCTGTTTTTAAAGGATCATCAGCCCGGAACCCTCTGGCTGCCACGAAACCCCAAATTTGCCCCTTGGGCCTCGTATATTTTACCCTATGACAAACCGCTGGGAATCATCGCGACAACAGCGGAAGAGGCCAGGCAGGCAGCAGTTGAGTTGGCAAGAGTTGGCCTCGACACTATTGTCGGATACACCCTTGATCCGGTCAATGGCGGCTTGAGTGAAATTGAATATATTGCGCCCCCCACCCTCAAAACGGCCCTTAAACAAGGGGAAGAAGTGTCTGTTATCGATGTGCGCGAACCCTCAGAATGGGCTCAAGGGCACATTGAAGGCGCTGTACCTGTCCCTTTAGCGGAACTTAGCAGTAAAAATTTTTCCTCGGAAGGCAATTCCAAACTGGTTTTTGTCTGTGCATCAGGGACGCGGGCACTCATTGCCGCCTCTTATTTTGATGCCCAAGGATTAAAAAACGTGCGTGTGCTCGAGGGTGGCATGAGCGCCTGGAATTAAGAGTTTCATCAATAACCCCGCCGGGGTCAGCTCCGCTACCGCCTAAAATTGACGATGGGAACAGGAATCTTGCTGAGCCGCCTCTCTTCAGCGTGATCATAATCTTTATAAGCTGTCGTATTCCAGTTTCCGTCGTAGACACGATTCAAATAATCAATCCACTGGTCCGGGGCGGGGATACTCCCCTCTCCGAAGGGAAGCCGCTTTAGATGCTTCACATCTTCTGCGTAAAACCACTCATTTTTAAAGCCTTCCTTTAAACGATCGACAGCATAGACCACCCGATTTCCCTCAATCTTCATCAAAAAAAGATCGACCCACGGAAACTTCCATTTGTATGACTCACCGGGATGCTCAGGGTCTGGAATGACTTTACCGTCCATATAATAGATTTTTACGCCACCGCCGAATTCGGTGATGTCATACCCTTGCTGATTTAATGTCTCCCGCAAATCGTACACCCTGGGTAGGTCTTCCTCCATAATGCCAATATCGAGGTCATCATCCCACGGAATGACACCCCCGTGGCGGACAGCGCCAAGCAAAGTTCCGGCGATCGCAAAATAGGGAATCGCTTTTTGCTGAAAAAGACCATCGACGTACTGATGCAATGTGTAAATACGCCCGATCTCCTCCCTGGGAGTGCGCAGTAGATCTTCACTTGTTAATTTAGGATATGAAGTTTGCGTTTTGAGTATAAACGCTGCAATGAAACAACCGAAGGCAGCGACAAAAAGAAAAATAGAGCGGCGGGACATAAAAACCTTTAAAATTTAAATATTTCTTACGACTTTGGTTTAAATCTTAATTTTTTCTTCATACAAATATCATATAATATTTTTAAAACAAATGATTTTTTAGACATAGCTGTATTTCGGTACCGAGAAGGCGGATAGGGGGAATGCAGCGCAAAATTTGGCACTGCAACTCTGAGAAAGCCGCAGGATTGAAAGATCACAACTAGAGAATGCTATCTCTTTGCCAAGAACCAAATTTTGAGACACTTTGAGTCTAACCGCTCAGACCAGATGAGGATTCTTGCCTTGAAGAGTTTTAGTGTGATAAAATAACCCGGTACTCTGATTTTTAATATAAAAAACATAGGTCTTTTACTGCATGTCCTGGCTTTCGCTCATTCCACCGCTCGCTGTTTTTATTGTCGGCATCTGGACAAAAAAGATCCGTCTTGCCCTTTTTTTGGGAGTTTTTCTGGCTGCTACCATCGCCTCTGATTTCTCGCTGATCAAAGGACTGGGGCTGGCATTAACGCGAATCTTTGACAATGCCCAGCTAGCTTCTGTCGCCTCACTTTCTTCATTTTTCAAGGCAAGCAACCTGCTGATCATGCTTTTTGTCTTGGCACTGGGGATACTAATTGAAATGATCCGCTCCTCCAGGGCTGCAAATGCCTTTGTCCACTTCACAGAATCGAGAATCAAAGACCAGAAAGCCGCCGAGACAAGCTCACTGATTCTCTCCCATATTCTCTGCATCGACGACTACTTGAGCAGTTTAACCGTTGGCTCTGTCGTACGACCGATCACCGACAGATTCCGCATATCGCGTATCAAGCTGGCCTTTCTGACAGACTCCATGGCAGCGCCCATTACGATGCTGACACCTGTCTCAAGCTGGGCTGCGGCCATCATCGGCTTTTTGAACGATAACGGCGTCAGCAATGTCCTCACCGAAAATACGCTCGTTCTGGCAAGCCCTTATTCCCTTTACCTGAAAATTCTACCCTACATTTTCTACTCGGCAACTCTGATCGCCACGGTGTGGATCATCGTCCGCTTCCGCATCAGCTTCGGCCTGATCGAAAGACACGACCACATCGCCAAAACAACCGGAAACCTGCTGGGCGGCAAAACTATTGACTTTGCCAACCACCAAGAAAAATCCAGCGGATCGAGAGAAGCGACGGTTACCGATTTCTTTCTTCCTATCGGCTCCCTGCTCGCCTTCACCCTCACTTTTCTTCTCTATTTCGGCGGGTTTTGGCTATTTGGAGGCGATAGCGGCTTTTTTGCCTCCATGCGGCAAGCCCCCATTTCCTTGGTGCTGTTCCTCGCGGGACTAAGTTCCATCCTCGCTTCTTCAGCCTACTATGTGGCAACCCATAAGTTTTTCATCGGTGAACTGCTGCATGTTTTCAAAAACGGCATCAAACTCATGTTCCCGGTCACTATTATCCTGGTCTTAGCATGGACCATGGGAGGACTCCTCCGTCAGGATCTTCAAACCGGCCAGTGGATCGCTTCGCTCATCGCCGATGCAGTTCCTCTGCAATGGCTCCCCCTGATTCTCTTCTGGAACGCAGCGTTGATCTCCTTGTCCCTTGGCAGCTCGTGGGCAACCTCCGCGATTCTTTTTCCGATCGCCATTCCGATGGTGATGTCGATGAAGCACTTAGACGGGGCTATCACCCTCGAACAGCTTCCCATCTTGCTTCCGGTATTCGGAGCCATCTTATCCGGAGCTGTCTGCGGTGATCACATATCCCTTATTTCCGACACCACGATCATGGCCACATCGTCTTCTGGATGCGACTTGGTCGATCACGTTAAATCACAGGCAGCTTACGCCGCTCCTGTCATCTTCGGCAGCTCAGTTGGCTACGCGACGGCGGGATACTACATCGACGATATCGCTTCTTGGCCCTACTTGGCCTTAGCTGCGGGATTGTCGCTTGCCTCCAGCACAGCGATGCTTATAACCATGAGAGCCCTCTGGAAACGCGATCCTGGATTCGACCAAAAGACGGAAGAACCCGCGGCAGTAAGAGACTGCCCACAAACTGAAATCGTATGATTCGTTTGCCCTAAAAACGGTCGAGATCCAATTTAAAAAATTCCCGTTCTTTAAGTTGACTCCAAAGCCAAATGCCGTTTACTTAAAATCTCCGGGGTTGATATTTATCAATAAATTTTCTCCGGGAATTCCATGCTTCTATCTGCCCGATGGCCGGCCATCTTCAAGCAATATTTTCGCACCCGCGGTTTTCTTACGAAAACCTCCATACTCTGTTTATTGTTTCAAACTCTGCATGCTTACGAACCCTACCATGCGAAGGTCGCGGCAAACAGCACAGTCGTCAACATATCTGCGCCCAATTTAGTCGATCTGAACAGGGAGCTGAAAGCAGCTTCTCTAGCCGAAATCATCCCGGGATACACACCCACTACTGCCATTGCATTTGGAATTGACTTAAGGGGGCTAAAAGCCATCACATTTTTCCCCGCCAACTCCACAACCCTTTTTGTGGAAATCCCGGATGCTGCAATCACAGAGACATTTACAGGGGCTACACGGGACGAGAGCCTGACGCTTTTCAAAGAATTCATAAAAGAAGGGGCCTCTCTTGAAAAACTCCTAAGGGCATACTGCAGACACTCTCCTATCGATCCGATCGCAGGCAACCCGACAAGTTTGATGTCCTTGATGGCAGAATCAGATTACCTTCTGGGGCAGCTCTCTCCTTTCAACGGCTGCGACTGCCGCTTTAACACCCAGCCGGTCAGGCATCAATTTCAGGCTGGACTGGATCTGTCGCGGGCAACAGTAAAAAAATTCGACAGCACCCAGCTTACCTTCCCTCTTCGTTATTCATACAGCCCCTGCAACACTTGGGCCTTCATTGTTGATGCTCCTTTGCAATACATCCGCAATGGAGGAGCCTCCTCCCTTGTTGGATCCTTGGGGATAGGCTGGCGCCTTCCCCTCACTTCAAACTGGTCGCTCACGTCAATTGCGAGAGTAGGCAGCGGGGGCTCTCTTGATCTTTGCACATCGGGCAGCTTTGTATCGGTAGGGGCAGTCAGCTCCTCCCACTACAAAATCAGCCATTTCGTGCTCTCCATAAATAACTACGCAGGCTATGTTTCTTCAGCCAACCTGTGGCTCACAGGTGTCAACTTCAACTACCACCTGCACAATGTTGCAATCAAAAATGGCATTTCCATTTTTTCCTGCAACGGACTGATGCTGTGCGACAGAGCTTTCCACATCGGAGCTGAGATCAAAGACACCTATTTCGCGGGAAGCAAGCTATTTATCCGGCACTACGATGAATTTGCCTTAAATGTCACCACCACACACATTAACAGATGCCTGGCCTTTGACTGCCTGACAACGCAGCTGGCCTACCAGTTTGGCGAAAAAGGTTTCAAAGGATACCGCCTTAACTTCATATACCAGTTTTAAGGCAGGCTCTTGCAGATAAGCCCTGAATCGGTCGAGAGAATAGCGGTCAAAAGACAAAGGGTGTGTGTTTTTTCCGAATGGCGATGAGGTTGCGGCTCATCTGCTCGTGGACTAGTCCATTGGAAGCTAAAATTCGTCCAGACTCCATCTCGAGATCGCTATTTTCATACGAGGTGACCATCCCACCCGCTTCCTTGACAAGCAAGATTCCCGCAGCAATGTCCCAAATCTTCAAGCCCCTTTCCCAAAAGCCGTCGTAGCGTCCTGAGGCCAAAAAAGCGAGATCCAAAGCCGCCGAACCCATTCTCCGAACACCTTGGGTAATCGATGTCATGTAGCAAAATTCCAGGTAGTTGTTGTCGGGAGTGTCTCGTCGATCATAGGCGAATCCAGTCGCTAAAAGACTTTTATCCAGCGTGGCCACTTTGGACACACCGATACGTGATCCGTTGAGATATGCTCCCTCTCCTTGGATTGCTTTGAACATTTCATCCATGAAGGGATTGTAGACGATCCCAACAACGGGCTGCCCTTTAAAGAGAAGAGCGATAGATACGGCCACAAGGGGCATTTTATGGGTATAGTTGGTCGTTCCATCCAGAGGATCGACAGCCCATAAAAAATCGCCTTGGTCATGTCCACTTAAACCCGACTCCTCAGAAACAATCCGGTGGTGAGGGAAAGCGTTCCGAATTTCACTTAATACGACCGCTTCAGAATCGTGATCCGCCTCCGTCACGAGGTCCCCGCTGGAACTTTTCTCCCGGACATTGACCAGATTTCCCCACCACTTTTTAAGGACCGCCCCCCCCTTGAGTGCAGCCGTCTCGGCAACCTCGTAAAATTTCTGATAATCTTTTTGCATGAGATAAAACTTATTTGTTGCCTTGTTTGCGCAGGGTACCCGCCAAAAACACACCCTTTCGAGATCTGAAGTTTTTCAGCAAAGCTCACTGCCCTTGATTTATACCGAAATGAATTCAAAATTTGGAGAGCCTTGTCGAACTTTTCTCCTTATCTCAGTTCAAATAAAATTTAACAAGCTCAAAATAAATAATTTGAGTATTTCAAAGAGCCTCGATAATGTGCGGAAAATCCAAACACGTTATATATCGGTATGAAGATTTTTTTTCTTCATTGAAAGCCTCAGAGGCCGTACTAAAACTGAAATCTATACAAAAGGGAAGCTATGACTACAGTCAATTTCAAAGGACAACCTGTTAAAACAATCGGTAAGCTTCCTGAAGTGGGTTCTAAAGCGCCGGACTTCACTCTAGTCGCTCAAGACTTGTCTGAAATAAACCTGGGAAGCTTCGGTAGTAAGAAAAAGATCATCAACATCGTTCCCAGCTTAGACACGGGAGTTTGTGCGACATCAGCCAAAAAATTCCAGGAGGCCGTCCGAAGAGAACCTGACGCAGTGCTGATCTCTGTTTCCATGGATCTTCCCTTTGCCCAATCCCGCTTTTGCAAAAGCGAGTCGGTCGATCAAAAACAGGTTCTTTCCTGCTTCAGAAGCACTTTCCCTAAAGATTATGGCGTTCAACTTATCGAAGGACCCCTTAAAGGGCTCTGCAGCCGGGCTGTTGTCGTTTTGGATCATGACAACAAAGTGATCTATGTCCAGCAAGTTCCTGAAATCACTCAAGAACCGGACTACGATAGTGTCATGAAAAGCATCACGAAATAAAATCCTCTAAGGGACAACCATAGTCAAATGTCAATTCACTTCCTTTGGGAATATCTTCTTTTGCCCTAATTAGCACGTGAAAGAGATGGTGGTTGATGCTGACAACTGATTCGCAGTTGGGGGTCTGGCTATGGTTGATGAAACTGATCTCGTTGGTAAACCCTTCAGCATCGATCGTATACGAGCCAAAAAGCAGACGATATAACGGGTAGCGAAAACTGTAGCGGTTAGGCAGAAAAAAGAGGGGAAAACAGCGTCTGACAAGGCCCGTGTACTCTCCTACCATCTCTCCTTTCGGGATCTCTTCCTCCGCAAAAAGTCCAAAGCCCATCCGATCGCCGATCCAGCGTATGGAGACTTGCTTAACCCCTCCCGTATCTATTTGATTGCGGAACACAACACCCAGCCACTCCGCCCTCTTGCTGATCGCTCCTTTATCGAAAGCCTCTTTACAAAGCTCCCTGACAAGCCGATACACCTTTTTGGAAGGAAACGCAAGATGGTGGGCATAGGTCACGCCCATCAGCTTCTCAAAAGCTTCAACTGAGTAGGGCTGCGGGGCAAGATCCTCTTTAAACTGGATGAAGACCTGGTGACCAGATGCATCTCGGTCATACGGAAGCGGCTCAAAGTAGAGGCGTTCACCGGGGTGTCTGCTCCCAATGGCACCGCAAAAAGAGTGAAAGACCTCTTTCAGCCGGTTTAAAAGGTCACTCATTATCTTCTTTATTCAAAGAAACATCTTTAGCAGGGCTCTCTTCAATAAACTCGACGGCACCTGAAGTGGTCTTGCCTTCGGCCTTCTGTTCTTCTAAATAATCTTCGTAATATTCATGCTTGGGAGGAGGCAATTTTTTATTCTCTTCCCTAATCACTTCGCACTTATAGCAAACCCCTGTGAGAGGTGCAGAAACGGCAAAAACTGCCAGCATACTGAAAAGAAATTTTGTCATCACAAACCTTGCTTTCGAAAAACTCTCCGGTGAGAGGAGCCCCATACGAAGGGTACCTGTGTCGACCGGCAGCACTTATACCGAAAGTCTCTCCAAATCCAAAATTTTGAGAGACTTTCGGTATAAACCCTGATGTTATCCCATTTCAGGTATTTCGATAAACAGAGGGTTCGAAAGGTGATTTCCTGCTACCTCCGTGTCCGGATTCCGGCGAGAAACGTATGAACCAATAAAATATTTTCGTCTTGAATCCGGGGTTTTCTAATCGTTTTTGACTGTGGCTTAACCTTTAACATCTTCCGCCATTCATCCCCTTTGCCAAACCCGCATATAGAATTTATTTTGAAAATTCGCTTTTTTAAACGCTATGCGTTATAAATAAATATATACAGTGCTTAGGTCCACCTACCGTAGCGTGCGTTTCAGCCTTCATTGAATAAATGATCCTAAATAAATTACGAGACTGTCCACAAACTGACATCGTCTGATTTGTTTGCCGAATTTGGTTATGAGCTTCGGAAAAAATTTCACCACATTGGATTAATAAGCTGAATTTTTTTTCGAAGCTCATGACCCTATGGAACAGCAAAGCATACTGAATATCAAAAGCTATCTCTATAGAGGACAGGCCTTAGAAATAACCGGATAAAGAACAGATTTTCATCCCATTAACCGGAAAAGAGACACATGATTACTCAGGCTATTCTAAAGGCTCTCAGGAAAAAGATCGGATGCGCTTCGATCGGCGATCCTGTCGTCTTCGGAAAAAACGTTCTGAATCAGTGCTTTCAATACGAAACCGATAAAGGGCGCTTTTTTGTTAAAGTCTCCTCTTCCGGCGATATCGATGCGATAGCTGCGGAAGCTAAGGCTTTGGAGATGATTGACGAGAGCGGTACGTTAAGATCCCCCCGTCCGCAGTATTTCGGCTATTACGAAAACCAGGTGTTCCTCATCATGGAATATCTTGAACTGTTACCGCACACCCCTGAATCGATTGAGCTCCTGGGAAGAAATTTAGCTCTCATGCATCAGCAAAAAACGCATGAGGTTTTTGGCTTTCCCCTGGATAACTTACTGGGTGCCACTGTCCAACCGAACAGCTTCAACAACTCCTGGACTGCATTTTTCGTTGAGAAAAGGCTCCGCTATCAACTGAAGATCAACGAAGATAAATATGGCGATAAAGAATTGCGGTCCCTGGGTGAAAAAGCGGTAGAAAGCGTAGAGACCATTCTTTCAAAGATCGAGGCCACCGCCTGCTTGCTTCATGGAGATTTGTGGAGCGGCAATACTGCGAGAGATACGGAAGGGATGCCGGTCGTTTTCGACCCTGCTTCTTACTATGGCCACAGCGAGGCGGATCTCTCGATCACTACCATGTTTGGTGGATTCCCTCCTCGTTTTTACGAAGCCTACCACGAGATCATCCCGAAAGAGTCCGGGTTTGAGGAGAGGCAAAGGATCTACCGCCTCTACCACACCCTAAACCACTACTACCAATTCGGTGACTCATACCGCGGTGAGTGTATCAATTTAATCAAAGCAATCCACGCATAAGAGGCTGCCCTGAAACGAAATAGCGTAGTCAGGGCTCATTTCCTCAGCTACGATCACTCGATTCCGACAAGTTCGATCTCGAAGTGAAGCCTTTCTCCTGCCAGGGGATGATTGGCATCCAAGGTGACAGTGTTCTGAGCGATCCGGATAATCTCGGCCTGCGTTAGGGCCATCGATCTTTTTTGTCTGATTTGAAGTTTGATACCTACTTCCAGCTTGAGATCGGTCGGGAAGTTTTCTTTTGGTATCTCGACGATCAGCTCATCGCGCTTTTCGCCATATGCTTCGTTTGCCTCCAAGGAGACTTTCTTCTTTTCATTGAGCTGCATCCCTGCAACGCAATCTTCAAATTTTTTGAGCACTACCCCTTGGCCGACGACAAAACTTAAAGGCTCCCTACCTTCGGTAGAGTCAAAGATATCGCCACTGTCCAATGTGCCAACGTAATTGACGAATACTTTATCGCCTTTGTGAACTTTGTTCTTCATAATAAAAAGCCTAGGGTTGTCGTCATTAAAAAAATTTCACGCTTGGTCTCCGCCCGGGCAACTTGGTTTCCGTCGCTCTTCAAGCAAAAGAGACTCCACAAAGCAAAAATGTCCCAAGCAGGGTCAATTATAGTGTATAGTTTCCAAGCCAGCCGGGTATTTATTCAAGAACTTTGAGGGATCCTCCGAGAAAAATACAGCGGGAAATGCTGTTTCGAAAACACTCGCCCACCCCCTCCGAATGGATAGCGCCGGGCATCAGCCCATACCTTCCAACACCCCAGTTTTGTGTCCAAAGAGACTAGAAATTTGAAACAATTCCGGTACGACAAGCGATGCTCAGGATTTTTCATCCCCTCAAAAGAGCAAAGACAACAGAAAATCACATTAAAATTATCAAACAACACAAAACCCATTTTTTATTAATAATTCCTTAACACAACTATGTTTTAATAGATCATTCAACATTTAGCACAGAAGCAAGGTAGTTCATATGCCTGAAATCAATAACATCAAATCAGCAGGTCAACCCGCTCCGTTATCGGCCCCGGTACCCCCTGAATGTCTGAAAAACGAATTAGAGTTTGTTCTGGATTACATTCCTGATGAAGAAACCTATCTGATCACGTCCGAAGGAGGAGGAGGCCACAAGAGTGCAGCCGATGCCATCCAATACAAACTATTGGACCAGGCGGGCAACAAAAGCGGCGCCGT
This genomic stretch from Estrella lausannensis harbors:
- the uvrB gene encoding excinuclease ABC subunit UvrB; its protein translation is MFHLKSDYSPKGDQPRAIEELSKGVKEGKRSQVLLGVTGSGKTFTMANIIAEIKRPALVLAHNKTLAAQLYQEFKAFFPNNAVEYFVSYYDYYQPEAYIPRTDTYIEKDMAINDQIDRMRLSATRSLLERDDVVIIASVSCIYGLGSPEYYRGMNLRITKGEERRRDDVLLHLVEMQYKRNDFDFSRGTFRVRGDVLDIFPAYEEDKAFRVEFFGDEIDKIVGLDPLTGRKGAALESITIYPGSHHVTPEEVRLTAIEAIKKELEERVAFFESEKRYIEAQRILERTRYDLEMIKEVGFCKGIENYSRHFARRNPGDPPSCLIDYFPKDYLLFVDESHQTIPQLHAMYNGDKARKKALVDFGFRLPSAYDNRPLKFEESYDRFNQVIYVSATPSPWEIRESNGVVVEQIIRPTGLLDPVVEIKPASSQVDDCLELIKERTEKGARVLVTTLTKRLAEELTGYLNDLGIKAKYLHSDIDTLERMQIIHELRLGKFDVLVGINLLREGLDIPEVSLVAILDADKEGFLRSETALIQTCGRAARNSEGKVVMYADKETASIKRALLITKTRREIQDKYNKEHGITPKTVFRSINALVEEYESVTEDSKKSPKGRKKAKEEEESSVSLDADSVRERVKEYESKMKKAAQAMEYEEAAKWRDLMRKWTNIEMRMGHDED
- a CDS encoding MBL fold metallo-hydrolase codes for the protein MFFYKRFIPGLAILSYMIGDEKSKECAVIDPVRDVEEYLNVAKANGYTIKYILETHVHADFVSGSKDLKDKLHGKPLIYCSALGGKEWLPSYCDHAVEDGDTIVFGNLQLTAMHTPGHTPEHIVWLAYDLARSKETPWFVFTGDLLFVGDVGRPDLLGKEKLEKLEDDLYLSLFDKLKPLPDFVEIFPGHGQGSLCGKSLGSRDSSTLGFERQFNPALRFQEKKAWTLKLMENMPKAPSYFSRMKKANVKGSKPLSDVLQGLKLIKKEADEIVWIDTRPSTLFLKDHQPGTLWLPRNPKFAPWASYILPYDKPLGIIATTAEEARQAAVELARVGLDTIVGYTLDPVNGGLSEIEYIAPPTLKTALKQGEEVSVIDVREPSEWAQGHIEGAVPVPLAELSSKNFSSEGNSKLVFVCASGTRALIAASYFDAQGLKNVRVLEGGMSAWN
- a CDS encoding LicD family protein: MSRRSIFLFVAAFGCFIAAFILKTQTSYPKLTSEDLLRTPREEIGRIYTLHQYVDGLFQQKAIPYFAIAGTLLGAVRHGGVIPWDDDLDIGIMEEDLPRVYDLRETLNQQGYDITEFGGGVKIYYMDGKVIPDPEHPGESYKWKFPWVDLFLMKIEGNRVVYAVDRLKEGFKNEWFYAEDVKHLKRLPFGEGSIPAPDQWIDYLNRVYDGNWNTTAYKDYDHAEERRLSKIPVPIVNFRR
- a CDS encoding Na+/H+ antiporter NhaC family protein, whose amino-acid sequence is MSWLSLIPPLAVFIVGIWTKKIRLALFLGVFLAATIASDFSLIKGLGLALTRIFDNAQLASVASLSSFFKASNLLIMLFVLALGILIEMIRSSRAANAFVHFTESRIKDQKAAETSSLILSHILCIDDYLSSLTVGSVVRPITDRFRISRIKLAFLTDSMAAPITMLTPVSSWAAAIIGFLNDNGVSNVLTENTLVLASPYSLYLKILPYIFYSATLIATVWIIVRFRISFGLIERHDHIAKTTGNLLGGKTIDFANHQEKSSGSREATVTDFFLPIGSLLAFTLTFLLYFGGFWLFGGDSGFFASMRQAPISLVLFLAGLSSILASSAYYVATHKFFIGELLHVFKNGIKLMFPVTIILVLAWTMGGLLRQDLQTGQWIASLIADAVPLQWLPLILFWNAALISLSLGSSWATSAILFPIAIPMVMSMKHLDGAITLEQLPILLPVFGAILSGAVCGDHISLISDTTIMATSSSGCDLVDHVKSQAAYAAPVIFGSSVGYATAGYYIDDIASWPYLALAAGLSLASSTAMLITMRALWKRDPGFDQKTEEPAAVRDCPQTEIV
- a CDS encoding inositol monophosphatase family protein codes for the protein MQKDYQKFYEVAETAALKGGAVLKKWWGNLVNVREKSSSGDLVTEADHDSEAVVLSEIRNAFPHHRIVSEESGLSGHDQGDFLWAVDPLDGTTNYTHKMPLVAVSIALLFKGQPVVGIVYNPFMDEMFKAIQGEGAYLNGSRIGVSKVATLDKSLLATGFAYDRRDTPDNNYLEFCYMTSITQGVRRMGSAALDLAFLASGRYDGFWERGLKIWDIAAGILLVKEAGGMVTSYENSDLEMESGRILASNGLVHEQMSRNLIAIRKKHTPFVF
- the tpx gene encoding thiol peroxidase — its product is MTTVNFKGQPVKTIGKLPEVGSKAPDFTLVAQDLSEINLGSFGSKKKIINIVPSLDTGVCATSAKKFQEAVRREPDAVLISVSMDLPFAQSRFCKSESVDQKQVLSCFRSTFPKDYGVQLIEGPLKGLCSRAVVVLDHDNKVIYVQQVPEITQEPDYDSVMKSITK
- a CDS encoding SET domain-containing protein, with the translated sequence MSDLLNRLKEVFHSFCGAIGSRHPGERLYFEPLPYDRDASGHQVFIQFKEDLAPQPYSVEAFEKLMGVTYAHHLAFPSKKVYRLVRELCKEAFDKGAISKRAEWLGVVFRNQIDTGGVKQVSIRWIGDRMGFGLFAEEEIPKGEMVGEYTGLVRRCFPLFFLPNRYSFRYPLYRLLFGSYTIDAEGFTNEISFINHSQTPNCESVVSINHHLFHVLIRAKEDIPKGSELTFDYGCPLEDFIS
- a CDS encoding fructosamine kinase family protein, coding for MITQAILKALRKKIGCASIGDPVVFGKNVLNQCFQYETDKGRFFVKVSSSGDIDAIAAEAKALEMIDESGTLRSPRPQYFGYYENQVFLIMEYLELLPHTPESIELLGRNLALMHQQKTHEVFGFPLDNLLGATVQPNSFNNSWTAFFVEKRLRYQLKINEDKYGDKELRSLGEKAVESVETILSKIEATACLLHGDLWSGNTARDTEGMPVVFDPASYYGHSEADLSITTMFGGFPPRFYEAYHEIIPKESGFEERQRIYRLYHTLNHYYQFGDSYRGECINLIKAIHA
- a CDS encoding FKBP-type peptidyl-prolyl cis-trans isomerase, with product MKNKVHKGDKVFVNYVGTLDSGDIFDSTEGREPLSFVVGQGVVLKKFEDCVAGMQLNEKKKVSLEANEAYGEKRDELIVEIPKENFPTDLKLEVGIKLQIRQKRSMALTQAEIIRIAQNTVTLDANHPLAGERLHFEIELVGIE